A genomic window from Tolypothrix sp. PCC 7910 includes:
- a CDS encoding phenylpyruvate tautomerase MIF-related protein — protein sequence MPLIKVQTSVAAPERTEIESLLKSLSAKLAKHLGKPESYVMTAFEPDVPMTFAGTTDPVCYIEIKSIGTMKPEQTATMSQDFCQQINQALGVAKNRIYIEFADAKGAMWGWNGSTFG from the coding sequence ATGCCATTAATTAAAGTACAAACTTCTGTTGCTGCGCCTGAAAGAACTGAAATTGAAAGCTTGCTGAAAAGCCTATCTGCTAAGTTAGCCAAGCATTTAGGCAAACCGGAATCTTATGTTATGACTGCTTTTGAGCCGGATGTACCTATGACTTTTGCTGGTACAACAGACCCAGTTTGTTACATTGAAATTAAAAGTATCGGTACTATGAAACCTGAGCAAACTGCGACGATGAGTCAGGATTTCTGCCAGCAGATTAACCAAGCTTTAGGTGTAGCCAAAAATCGGATTTATATAGAATTTGCAGATGCTAAAGGTGCAATGTGGGGTTGGAATGGCTCAACCTTTGGGTAA
- a CDS encoding ATP-dependent DNA helicase RecQ — protein MNQVGTTSWNSVLATFKKIWGYENFRPPQGEIVSSLLAQKDALIIMPTGGGKSICFQLPALLQTGLTLVVSPLVALMENQVQELRQLNLSAALLHSELPSSQRRLTLQALAQNKLRLLYLSPETLLSAPVWEKLCQPQLQINGLILDEAHCLVQWGETFRPAYRRLGAVREALLKSKPPGSKISVAAFTATADPLAQKIIATVLQLQQPDIYRLNPYRSNLHLNVCIAWTPRGRKQKLVKFIQKRSQQAGLVYVRTRRDSENLAAWLAEMGYATASYHAGLSATERRAVEASWLGGKIPFVVCTCAFGMGINKPDVRWVIHFHAPLLLSEYVQEIGRAGRDGKPAEALTLVSEPTGWLDPEDKQRQQFFEQQMRSQQQTAQQLVKKLPKQGEVNTVARQFPDGAMALSLLHSSGQLNWLDPFHYVIKPGVNQQSTTQLQAAKHMNQYLHTKQCRWQFLLTAFGFAKEAANWRCGHCDRCLR, from the coding sequence ATGAATCAAGTAGGAACCACATCTTGGAACTCAGTTCTTGCTACTTTTAAAAAAATTTGGGGTTATGAAAATTTTCGTCCCCCGCAGGGTGAAATTGTTAGTAGTTTATTGGCACAAAAAGATGCATTGATTATCATGCCTACAGGTGGAGGTAAGTCGATTTGTTTTCAACTGCCTGCGCTACTGCAAACAGGATTGACTTTGGTAGTTTCGCCTTTAGTAGCGCTGATGGAAAACCAAGTGCAAGAACTACGCCAGCTAAACTTGAGTGCAGCACTGCTACATAGTGAACTACCTTCATCCCAACGTCGCTTAACTCTGCAAGCATTGGCACAAAACAAACTCAGATTATTGTATTTATCGCCAGAAACTTTATTAAGTGCGCCTGTTTGGGAAAAATTGTGTCAACCGCAATTGCAGATTAACGGCTTAATTTTGGATGAAGCCCATTGTTTAGTGCAGTGGGGCGAAACCTTTCGACCAGCTTATCGCAGATTAGGGGCAGTGCGGGAGGCATTGCTGAAATCAAAACCACCGGGAAGTAAAATTAGTGTGGCAGCTTTTACGGCGACGGCTGACCCTTTAGCGCAAAAAATTATTGCCACAGTTTTACAATTACAACAACCAGATATTTACCGCCTCAATCCCTACCGTTCAAATCTGCATCTCAACGTCTGCATCGCATGGACTCCCAGAGGTAGAAAGCAAAAATTAGTCAAATTTATTCAAAAGCGATCGCAACAAGCTGGATTAGTCTATGTCCGCACACGAAGAGATAGCGAGAATTTAGCAGCCTGGTTAGCAGAGATGGGTTACGCCACAGCTAGTTATCACGCTGGACTAAGTGCGACAGAACGCCGTGCTGTAGAAGCCAGCTGGTTAGGTGGTAAAATCCCATTTGTGGTTTGTACCTGTGCATTTGGCATGGGGATTAACAAACCTGATGTGCGCTGGGTCATTCACTTTCATGCGCCGCTACTACTTTCCGAATATGTGCAAGAAATTGGCCGCGCTGGGAGAGATGGGAAACCAGCAGAAGCATTGACATTGGTAAGTGAACCTACAGGTTGGTTAGATCCAGAAGATAAACAAAGACAGCAGTTTTTTGAACAACAAATGCGATCGCAACAACAAACAGCACAGCAATTAGTGAAAAAATTGCCGAAACAAGGGGAAGTAAATACAGTAGCGCGACAATTCCCCGATGGTGCAATGGCTTTGTCTTTACTCCACAGTAGTGGACAATTAAACTGGCTTGACCCTTTTCATTACGTCATTAAGCCAGGGGTGAACCAGCAATCAACTACTCAATTGCAAGCCGCCAAGCACATGAACCAGTATTTGCATACTAAACAATGCCGTTGGCAATTTTTGTTAACCGCCTTTGGTTTTGCAAAAGAAGCCGCTAACTGGCGTTGTGGACATTGCGATCGCTGTTTAAGATAA
- a CDS encoding GNAT family N-acetyltransferase, which translates to MNEDLKHRFYISTDKSKLDIAMIHDFLRNSYWAENIPLGILEKSIANSLCFGLYEEQQQVGFARVITDYATSAFLKDVFILEPYRGQGLGTWFVQFILNYPELQDVQKWLLGTKDAHGLYRRYGFKKSTAPEKLMMRSNPNAYQHQN; encoded by the coding sequence ATGAACGAAGATTTAAAACACAGATTCTATATCAGCACAGATAAATCTAAGCTGGATATTGCCATGATTCACGATTTTTTGCGAAATTCTTATTGGGCAGAAAATATTCCTTTAGGCATTTTAGAAAAATCAATTGCTAATTCTTTATGCTTTGGACTTTATGAAGAGCAGCAACAAGTTGGGTTTGCAAGGGTAATTACTGATTACGCTACTTCTGCTTTTTTGAAAGATGTATTTATTTTAGAGCCTTATCGCGGTCAAGGTTTAGGAACTTGGTTTGTCCAGTTTATTCTGAATTATCCAGAACTCCAAGATGTTCAAAAATGGTTATTAGGTACCAAAGATGCCCACGGACTTTATCGGCGTTACGGCTTTAAAAAATCTACAGCACCAGAAAAACTGATGATGCGTTCTAATCCTAATGCTTATCAGCATCAAAATTAA
- a CDS encoding MoxR family ATPase has translation MREKLEALTHNLSRTIVGKTEAIRLVLVALLGGGHALLEDVPGVGKTLLAKSLARSVDGKFQRLQCTPDLLPTDITGTNIWNPKSGEFSFLPGPIFANVLLTDEINRATPRTQSALLEVMEEHQVTVDGVSRAVPTPFFVIATQNPVEYQGTFPLPEAQMDRFMLSLSLGYPSETEELQMLQNLTDGIKVADLQPCITLKEIAQLRQLCSQVRVEAPLQQYILDLVRATRQDEEISLGVSPRGTVALQKATQALAFILGRDYAIPDDVKFLVPHVLCHRLIPRGGRSARTVVERLLRSVNIP, from the coding sequence ATGAGAGAAAAACTTGAGGCTTTAACACATAATCTGTCTCGTACCATCGTTGGTAAAACTGAAGCAATACGTTTGGTACTAGTCGCACTCCTAGGCGGTGGTCATGCTTTATTAGAAGATGTTCCTGGTGTTGGTAAGACCCTGCTAGCTAAATCATTAGCGCGATCGGTTGATGGTAAGTTTCAAAGGCTACAATGTACCCCCGATTTATTACCTACCGATATCACTGGTACAAATATTTGGAACCCAAAAAGCGGCGAATTTAGCTTTCTGCCTGGGCCTATATTTGCCAATGTATTGCTAACTGACGAAATCAACCGCGCTACACCCCGGACTCAGTCAGCTTTGCTAGAAGTGATGGAAGAACATCAGGTAACAGTTGATGGTGTTTCTCGTGCTGTTCCCACACCTTTTTTTGTGATTGCGACTCAGAACCCGGTGGAATATCAAGGGACTTTTCCTCTCCCAGAAGCGCAGATGGATAGATTCATGCTGTCCTTGAGCTTAGGCTATCCTTCGGAGACAGAAGAACTCCAGATGTTGCAAAACCTCACGGATGGTATCAAGGTTGCCGATTTACAACCTTGTATTACGTTGAAAGAAATAGCTCAATTACGCCAACTCTGCTCTCAGGTCAGAGTAGAAGCGCCTTTACAACAATACATTTTGGATTTGGTACGGGCGACAAGACAGGATGAAGAAATTTCGCTTGGTGTCAGCCCTCGCGGTACAGTCGCTTTACAAAAAGCTACCCAAGCCCTCGCTTTTATTTTAGGACGTGATTACGCCATTCCCGATGACGTAAAATTTCTCGTGCCTCACGTTCTTTGCCATCGCCTCATCCCCAGAGGAGGACGCAGCGCCAGAACTGTTGTTGAGCGATTGTTACGCTCTGTTAATATTCCCTGA
- a CDS encoding MBL fold metallo-hydrolase — translation MSRLENQFTVQFWGVRGSIPSPGPHTVRYGGNTPCVEMQVGGKRLIFDGGTGLHVLGQSLLRQMPLEGHLFFTHSHWDHMQGFPFFAPGFIKGNHFKIYGAIAPDGSTIEQRLNDQMLHPNFPVPLQIMQANLNFCDITAGQPIHINDITVETAPLNHPGEAVGYRVNWRDGAAAYITDTEHFPDRLDENVLWLARNADILIYDCTYTDEEYHSPTSPRIGWGHSTWQEAVKIAKAAHVKTLAIFHHDPAHNDEFLDNVGNQAGEEFAGAVMAREGMVLHVPISAAISESCPVGKLSA, via the coding sequence ATGTCTAGGTTAGAGAACCAATTTACCGTGCAATTTTGGGGCGTTCGCGGCAGCATCCCCAGTCCAGGGCCACACACCGTGCGTTATGGCGGTAATACCCCTTGCGTAGAAATGCAAGTGGGCGGTAAACGCTTAATTTTCGATGGTGGAACAGGACTTCATGTTTTGGGGCAATCTTTGTTGCGCCAAATGCCGTTAGAAGGTCATCTATTTTTTACCCATTCCCACTGGGATCACATGCAAGGATTTCCGTTCTTTGCACCAGGTTTTATCAAGGGAAACCATTTTAAGATTTATGGCGCAATTGCTCCCGATGGTTCCACTATCGAACAGCGCCTGAATGACCAAATGCTGCATCCCAATTTTCCTGTGCCTTTGCAAATTATGCAGGCAAATTTAAATTTTTGTGACATTACTGCGGGGCAGCCAATACACATTAATGACATTACTGTAGAAACAGCACCATTAAATCACCCTGGTGAAGCCGTGGGATATCGAGTTAACTGGCGTGATGGTGCTGCTGCTTATATTACTGATACTGAACATTTTCCTGACAGACTGGACGAAAACGTCCTCTGGCTAGCGCGTAATGCGGATATCCTAATATACGATTGTACCTATACTGATGAAGAATACCATTCACCAACATCGCCGCGAATAGGTTGGGGACATTCCACCTGGCAAGAAGCGGTGAAAATAGCCAAAGCTGCTCATGTCAAAACCCTAGCAATTTTCCACCATGACCCGGCACATAACGATGAATTTCTAGATAATGTCGGAAATCAAGCGGGTGAGGAATTTGCGGGTGCAGTCATGGCACGGGAAGGTATGGTACTTCATGTTCCTATTTCTGCGGCTATATCAGAATCTTGCCCTGTTGGGAAGTTATCTGCCTAA
- a CDS encoding Tab2/Atab2 family RNA-binding protein, which translates to MGSIWEIDFYSRPILDENQKKVWEVLICESPLDIGAKIDSLFRYAKYCPSTQVNSGWLRTALQEAIAEAGEAPMKIRFFRRQMNNMITKACEDVSIPAQASRRTLMLNQWLKQRIEEVYPNEPGYQGGTNPSVRLESPLPQRLPDALEGKKWVFVSLEAADLMDMPDWDIGFGEAFPLELAQVSPQTRIPGILIFSPRALPIAGWMSGLDLAYLRFDTSVGTRLLLETGVTESWILANIKSPQTLAEAKGFEEAKQQANGVHFIGVQSDPQAESFAGFWLLQEVNLP; encoded by the coding sequence ATGGGCAGTATTTGGGAAATTGATTTTTACTCCCGTCCGATTTTGGACGAAAATCAGAAAAAAGTTTGGGAAGTCTTAATTTGCGAAAGTCCCTTGGATATTGGCGCAAAAATAGATTCTTTGTTTCGTTATGCTAAATATTGTCCTAGTACGCAGGTAAATTCGGGTTGGTTGCGGACGGCTTTGCAGGAGGCTATTGCTGAAGCTGGAGAAGCACCAATGAAAATCCGCTTTTTCCGCCGCCAAATGAATAATATGATTACCAAAGCCTGCGAGGATGTAAGTATTCCAGCTCAAGCTAGCCGTCGGACTTTGATGCTTAACCAATGGCTAAAACAGCGAATCGAGGAGGTGTATCCCAACGAACCAGGCTATCAAGGGGGAACTAATCCCTCGGTGCGACTGGAAAGTCCTTTACCCCAACGGTTACCTGATGCATTGGAAGGGAAAAAATGGGTGTTTGTGTCTTTAGAAGCTGCTGATTTAATGGATATGCCAGATTGGGACATTGGTTTTGGTGAAGCTTTTCCTCTAGAGTTGGCGCAAGTATCACCTCAAACCCGTATTCCTGGGATTTTGATTTTCTCCCCCAGGGCCTTGCCGATCGCAGGCTGGATGTCTGGTTTAGATTTAGCTTATCTAAGATTTGACACGAGTGTCGGCACAAGATTACTGTTAGAAACTGGTGTGACAGAAAGCTGGATTTTGGCAAATATCAAAAGTCCTCAAACATTGGCAGAAGCCAAAGGGTTTGAAGAAGCCAAACAACAAGCCAATGGAGTGCATTTTATCGGTGTGCAGTCAGATCCTCAAGCAGAATCGTTTGCCGGATTTTGGCTGTTGCAAGAGGTTAATCTGCCGTAA
- the lgt gene encoding prolipoprotein diacylglyceryl transferase yields MALDISTLPLAFQFTSPGPILWRIGPITIRWYGLLIATAVLIGVSLSQYLAKRRNVNPDLLSDLSIWLVIGAIPAARLYYVLFQWPEYAQHPDRIIAIWQGGIAIHGAILGGLVAALIFAKLKQVSFWQLADLVAPSLILGQAIGRWGNFFNSEAFGAPTNLPWKLYIPLERRPPELVNFEYFHPTFLYESLWDLMVFALLITLFLRSLQGKPRLKIGTLFLTYLASYSLGRLWIEGFRTDSLMLGPLRMAQVVSLIGIILGLAGLAWLYIAKRPLPDVISTPKGNGAIER; encoded by the coding sequence ATGGCGCTGGATATTTCCACTTTGCCTTTGGCATTTCAATTTACTTCTCCCGGCCCGATTCTGTGGAGAATAGGGCCGATAACAATCCGTTGGTATGGTTTATTAATCGCCACAGCAGTTTTAATCGGAGTCAGTCTTTCTCAGTATTTGGCCAAGCGCCGTAACGTTAACCCAGACTTACTTAGCGATTTGTCAATTTGGCTAGTAATTGGCGCAATTCCCGCCGCCCGATTATATTACGTTTTATTTCAATGGCCAGAATATGCCCAGCACCCAGACCGCATAATTGCCATTTGGCAAGGTGGAATTGCAATTCATGGAGCAATTCTAGGTGGACTAGTAGCTGCGCTTATCTTTGCCAAACTTAAGCAAGTTTCTTTTTGGCAATTAGCAGATTTGGTAGCACCTTCGCTGATTTTAGGGCAAGCGATCGGACGTTGGGGTAATTTCTTTAACTCAGAAGCTTTTGGCGCTCCTACCAATTTACCTTGGAAATTATATATTCCACTCGAGCGTCGTCCGCCAGAGTTAGTTAATTTTGAGTACTTTCATCCTACTTTTCTCTACGAATCTCTCTGGGATTTAATGGTATTTGCCCTGTTGATTACGCTGTTTTTACGTAGTTTGCAAGGTAAACCACGCCTCAAAATAGGTACGCTATTTCTCACTTACTTAGCATCCTACAGCTTGGGACGCTTATGGATAGAAGGTTTTCGTACTGATAGCTTAATGCTAGGGCCCCTCAGAATGGCTCAAGTCGTGAGCTTAATCGGAATTATTTTAGGATTAGCTGGATTAGCTTGGCTTTACATAGCTAAACGCCCTTTACCAGATGTTATTTCCACGCCAAAGGGTAATGGAGCCATAGAGAGGTGA
- the cobM gene encoding precorrin-4 C(11)-methyltransferase yields MSEYTEELCDKKLLSPVEPKVYIVGAGPGDPDLLTVKAQKLLAMADVILFADSLVPEDILNLCRPEAEIIRTASKTLEEIVPLMIERVRSHKSVVRLHSGDPSLYSATQEQMHLLKAAEIPFEVIPGVSAFQAAAAKLQVELTVPNLVQTIILTRISGRTEVPATEELATLAAHQASLCLYLSARHVETAQAKLLEHYPADTPVAICFRIGWPDEKIRVVPLTEMADCTQKEQLIRTTLYVISPALLQATARSRLYHPEHNHLFRSSHQ; encoded by the coding sequence ATGAGTGAATATACAGAAGAATTATGTGACAAAAAATTGTTATCCCCTGTAGAACCAAAGGTTTACATTGTGGGGGCAGGCCCCGGAGATCCTGATTTATTAACGGTTAAAGCACAAAAACTGCTAGCTATGGCAGATGTAATTTTATTTGCCGATTCTTTAGTGCCTGAGGATATTTTAAATCTTTGTCGTCCAGAGGCAGAAATTATTCGGACTGCCAGTAAAACCTTAGAAGAGATTGTACCGCTGATGATAGAAAGAGTGCGATCGCATAAATCTGTCGTTCGTCTCCATTCTGGCGATCCCAGCCTCTACAGCGCTACCCAAGAGCAAATGCATCTGTTAAAAGCAGCAGAAATCCCCTTTGAAGTCATCCCAGGTGTCAGCGCCTTTCAAGCTGCAGCCGCTAAACTGCAAGTAGAATTAACTGTTCCCAACTTAGTACAAACTATTATTTTGACGCGCATTAGCGGACGTACAGAAGTCCCCGCCACTGAAGAACTAGCAACCCTAGCAGCACACCAAGCTAGTCTTTGCTTATATTTGAGTGCGCGCCATGTAGAAACAGCCCAAGCCAAATTATTAGAACACTATCCAGCTGATACCCCAGTAGCGATTTGCTTTCGCATCGGCTGGCCAGATGAAAAAATTCGGGTTGTTCCCCTCACTGAAATGGCTGACTGTACTCAGAAAGAACAGTTGATTCGTACCACACTGTATGTAATTAGTCCAGCACTCTTACAAGCAACAGCGCGATCGCGTTTATATCATCCTGAACATAATCATCTATTTCGCTCGTCGCATCAATAG
- the surE gene encoding 5'/3'-nucleotidase SurE, with amino-acid sequence MKLLISNDDGISALGIRTLANCLAEAGHEVTVVCPDRERSATGHGLTLHQPIRAEIVESIFHPAVKAWACDGTPSDCVKLALWALLETPPDLVLSGINQGANLGTEILYSGTVSAAMEGMIEGIPSIAFSLASHTSKEFQTAAHFAQQLVAQLAAKPLPELMLLNVNVPPVKWEEIAGVTITRQGVRRYVDVFDKRVDPRGKTYYWLTGEVLEEVEPPEGLNLPQHIPIDVHVIRKNHISITPLQYNLTYAKGLQQLSEWEFKFT; translated from the coding sequence ATGAAATTACTCATTAGCAATGATGACGGAATTTCTGCCTTGGGTATTCGTACCCTGGCCAACTGCTTGGCAGAGGCAGGTCATGAAGTGACTGTAGTATGCCCCGACAGAGAGCGATCGGCAACTGGGCATGGATTAACTTTACACCAACCAATTCGAGCGGAAATTGTGGAGTCAATTTTTCATCCCGCAGTTAAAGCTTGGGCTTGTGATGGTACTCCTTCTGATTGCGTCAAATTAGCACTTTGGGCTTTGTTAGAGACACCCCCAGATTTAGTACTTTCTGGCATTAATCAAGGGGCAAACTTGGGCACAGAAATTCTCTACTCTGGGACTGTGTCTGCGGCTATGGAAGGAATGATTGAAGGGATTCCTAGCATTGCTTTCAGCCTTGCTAGCCATACGTCCAAAGAATTTCAAACTGCGGCTCACTTTGCCCAGCAGCTAGTAGCACAACTAGCAGCAAAACCCTTACCAGAGTTAATGTTGCTCAATGTTAACGTTCCCCCAGTCAAATGGGAAGAAATTGCCGGAGTCACAATCACCCGCCAGGGAGTGCGACGCTACGTTGATGTGTTTGACAAGCGAGTCGATCCGCGTGGTAAAACCTACTACTGGTTAACTGGTGAAGTTCTGGAAGAAGTAGAACCGCCAGAAGGCTTAAATTTGCCACAACACATCCCTATAGATGTGCATGTTATCCGTAAAAACCACATTAGCATTACTCCATTACAATACAATCTTACTTACGCAAAAGGATTACAACAATTATCAGAATGGGAATTCAAATTTACGTAA
- a CDS encoding bifunctional riboflavin kinase/FAD synthetase, giving the protein MLNLSQNGCSVWVGSSSEELLTPTAVALGKFDGMHLGHQRVIQPVLQQAKRAVTGTACDQKFVQDGGNLPERSLHDFTNPASQPGNPTATTNEHIYSTVVTFHPHPQEFFSGQPRALLTPLDEKVEQLRSLGIEQLVLLPFDKELSALSPEEFVEKILVQQLRCQQLSVGQDFCFGKQRAGTAQDLQILAAKYNIPVTIVTLETYVGSDKLTADSNCPSNPPTQAPPISTSLIRQTLENGDVKSANFLLGRPYTLFGVVIQGQKLGRTIGFPTANLQLPKDKFLPRLGVYAVRVLMIDETPDTKASTILGVMNIGNRPTVDGTHTSVEVHLFDWSGDLYGKKLAVQLVEFLRPEQKFDSLEALKTQIQLDCNVAKEVLLCEC; this is encoded by the coding sequence GTGCTAAATTTGTCTCAAAATGGGTGTTCCGTGTGGGTTGGTTCTTCGAGTGAAGAACTACTAACACCAACTGCTGTTGCGCTTGGCAAATTTGATGGTATGCACCTTGGTCATCAAAGAGTCATCCAGCCAGTTTTGCAGCAAGCAAAAAGAGCAGTTACAGGGACTGCGTGCGATCAAAAGTTTGTGCAAGATGGGGGAAATTTACCAGAACGCTCACTTCATGATTTCACCAATCCTGCATCCCAACCAGGAAACCCCACAGCTACAACAAATGAGCATATATACTCTACTGTTGTGACATTTCATCCCCATCCACAGGAATTTTTCTCAGGTCAACCCCGTGCTTTGTTAACCCCACTTGATGAAAAAGTGGAACAATTGCGATCGCTAGGAATAGAACAGCTGGTACTATTGCCCTTTGATAAAGAATTATCAGCTCTGTCTCCAGAAGAGTTTGTAGAAAAAATTCTCGTGCAACAACTGCGATGTCAGCAACTTAGCGTGGGACAAGATTTCTGTTTTGGTAAACAGCGCGCTGGTACAGCTCAAGATTTACAAATACTCGCCGCTAAGTACAATATTCCTGTCACAATCGTTACTTTAGAAACTTATGTAGGTAGCGATAAATTGACGGCAGACAGTAATTGTCCTAGTAATCCTCCTACCCAAGCGCCACCAATTAGTACTTCATTAATCCGCCAGACCCTAGAAAATGGCGATGTCAAAAGCGCTAATTTCCTTTTGGGAAGACCATACACTCTTTTTGGTGTTGTAATTCAAGGTCAAAAACTGGGCAGAACGATTGGTTTTCCTACCGCTAACCTGCAACTACCAAAAGACAAGTTTTTACCTCGCCTAGGTGTTTATGCTGTCCGCGTGTTGATGATTGATGAGACCCCAGATACTAAAGCATCAACAATATTAGGCGTAATGAATATAGGTAATCGCCCCACAGTTGATGGTACTCATACATCGGTGGAAGTCCATTTGTTTGATTGGTCTGGAGATTTGTACGGCAAAAAGCTGGCTGTACAGCTAGTGGAATTTTTACGACCTGAACAAAAATTTGACTCTCTAGAAGCCTTGAAAACACAAATTCAACTCGATTGTAATGTGGCGAAAGAAGTTTTGCTGTGTGAATGTTGA
- the pheS gene encoding phenylalanine--tRNA ligase subunit alpha has product MTSNLEAQLLALRQEGEKAIAAADTLERLEELRVGYLGKKGQLGALLRSMGQMSAEERPKIGAIANTVKESLQNSLDKQRTALEAAQIQAQLEAETLDVTMPGIYSPQGRIHPLNGIIDRALDIFVGMGYTVAQGPEMETDYYNFEALNTPPDHPARDMQDTFYLPDGNLLRTHTSSVQIRYMESEEPPIRVVAPGRVYRRDNVDATHSAVFHQIELLAIDEGLTFTDLKGVIKVFLQAMFGDLPIRFRASYFPFTEPSAEVDLQWNGRWLEVMGCGMVDPNVMKSVGYDPEIYTGFAAGFGVERFAMVLHQIDDIRRLYASDLRFLRQF; this is encoded by the coding sequence ATGACTAGCAATTTAGAGGCTCAACTTTTAGCACTACGGCAGGAAGGAGAAAAAGCGATCGCAGCCGCTGATACCTTAGAACGCCTAGAAGAACTCAGAGTAGGTTATCTGGGTAAGAAGGGGCAACTTGGGGCACTGTTGCGAAGTATGGGGCAGATGAGTGCAGAGGAACGTCCCAAAATTGGGGCGATCGCCAATACAGTGAAAGAATCCCTGCAAAATAGTTTAGACAAGCAGCGCACTGCCCTAGAAGCTGCTCAAATTCAAGCCCAGTTAGAGGCTGAAACTCTGGATGTTACAATGCCGGGAATCTACAGCCCCCAAGGTCGCATCCATCCTCTAAATGGTATCATCGACCGCGCCCTGGATATCTTTGTCGGCATGGGCTACACGGTGGCTCAAGGGCCAGAGATGGAAACAGATTATTACAATTTTGAGGCGCTGAATACTCCCCCTGACCATCCCGCCCGTGATATGCAGGATACCTTCTACCTGCCAGATGGCAATCTTCTGCGTACTCATACCTCTTCAGTGCAAATTCGTTATATGGAATCTGAAGAACCACCCATTCGGGTTGTGGCCCCTGGGCGAGTCTATCGCCGAGATAACGTAGATGCTACCCACTCAGCAGTTTTCCATCAAATCGAGTTGCTAGCTATTGATGAGGGACTGACATTTACAGACCTCAAGGGTGTAATTAAGGTATTTTTACAAGCAATGTTTGGCGATTTGCCGATTCGCTTCCGTGCTAGTTATTTCCCCTTTACAGAACCCTCAGCCGAAGTGGATTTGCAATGGAATGGTCGCTGGCTGGAAGTTATGGGCTGTGGTATGGTCGATCCAAATGTGATGAAATCCGTAGGTTATGACCCAGAAATTTATACTGGGTTTGCAGCTGGTTTCGGTGTCGAACGCTTTGCAATGGTTCTGCACCAAATCGACGATATTCGGCGCTTATATGCCAGCGATTTGCGCTTTTTACGGCAATTTTAA